One Notolabrus celidotus isolate fNotCel1 chromosome 16, fNotCel1.pri, whole genome shotgun sequence DNA window includes the following coding sequences:
- the atat1 gene encoding alpha-tubulin N-acetyltransferase 1 isoform X2, with protein sequence MEFPFDINQLFSERVSVLDQSLIAGRKSAGRPDLQAHIATVIDELGRASAKAQQLTSPITSASKLQTQRHQLYLLKDGESNGGRGVVVGFLKVGYKKLFLLDRQGLHIEAEPLCVLDFYISENLQRHGYGLELFDFMLQHKSLEPILMAFDRPSPKFLSFLAKQYCLTQSVPQVNNFVVFEGFFLNRSAAQLRKVPLRKPEGEIKPYSMMEREAVRQEQRVPPWPFAPPHSPLRSVSSRYSPPLSVGSSPSRAAPRAASLSANQSPQSPLIERCRARRTSDQGLVARRSLYSRYLDVRPVGQQDTHLTGVRAVEELAHAPGHTDTRRSQLLSPPPPQSMPDTEDVTETQQGPVEEEDRMKDRPQLPAGGQGGVMLSTHACPLEDRDRGLLSFTVVETSFNAQWVKQKHELRNTRPW encoded by the exons tCCAGATCTACAGGCCCACATCGCCACTGTCATTGATGAACTGGGGAGAGCCTCGGCTAAG gctcAGCAGCTCACATCTCCAATCACGAGTGCTTCAAAGCTGCAGACTCAGAGGCATCAGCTCTACCTGCTCAAAGACGGAGAGAGCAatgg aggacgaGGAGTGGTGGTTGGATTTCTCAAAGTTGGCTATAAGAAGTTATTCCTGCTG GACAGACAGGGGCTGCACATAGAGGCGGAGCCGCTCTGTGTGTTGGATTTCTACATATCAGAGAACCTGCAGCGACACGGCTACGGGCTGGAGCTCTTTGATTTCATGCTGCAG CATAAGAGTTTGGAGCCCATCCTGATGGCGTTCGACCGTCCCTCGCCTAAGTTCCTGTCCTTCCTGGCGAAGCAATACTGTCTGACTCAGAGTGTTCCTCAG gtGAATAACTTTGTGGTGTTTGAAGGATTCTTCCTGAACCGATCAG CGGCCCAGTTGAGAAAGGTTCCCCTCAGAAAGCCGGAAGGAGAGATCAAGCCATATTCTATGATGGAGAGAGAAG CTGTGCGTCAGGAGCAGAGGGTTCCTCCATGGCCGTTTGCTCCTCCTCACTCCCCCCTGCGATCGGTATCCTCCCGGTACTCCCCTCCCCTCAGCGTGGGCTCCTCCCCCAGCAGGGCCGCTCCTCGAGCCGCCTcgctgtcagccaatcagagccccCAGTCCCCCCTCATCGAACGCTGCAGGGCAAGACGCACCAG CGATCAGGGTCTGGTAGCGAGACGCAGCCTGTACAGTCGATACCTGGACGTCAGACCTGTAGGACAGCAGGACACACACCTAACAG GTGTGAGAGCTGTGGAGGAGCTGGCACATGCGCCCGGACACACGGACACACGCAG GTcccagctcctctctcctcctcctcctcagtctaTGCCCGACACAGAGGACGTCACAGAGACACAGCAGGGTCCAGTTGAGGAAGAGGACAGGATGAAGGACAGACCTCAGCTCCCAGCAGGAGGACAAGGTGGAGTTATGTTGTCCACTCACGCATGTCCATtggaggacagagacagagggctGTTGTCATTTACTGTAGTAGAGACGAGTTTTAACGCTCAGTGGGTCAAACAGAAGCACGAGCTGAGGAACACTAGGCCGTGGTGA
- the atat1 gene encoding alpha-tubulin N-acetyltransferase 1 isoform X5 has translation MEFPFDINQLFSERVSVLDQSLIAGRKSAGRPDLQAHIATVIDELGRASAKAQQLTSPITSASKLQTQRHQLYLLKDGESNGGRGVVVGFLKVGYKKLFLLDRQGLHIEAEPLCVLDFYISENLQRHGYGLELFDFMLQHKSLEPILMAFDRPSPKFLSFLAKQYCLTQSVPQVNNFVVFEGFFLNRSGSVCVPLTDQGMIGYFGPVEKGSPQKAGRRDQAIFYDGERSCASGAEGSSMAVCSSSLPPAIGILPVLPSPQRGLLPQQGRSSSRLAVSQSEPPVPPHRTLQGKTHQRSGSGSETQPVQSIPGRQTCRTAGHTPNRCESCGGAGTCARTHGHTQVPAPLSSSSSVYARHRGRHRDTAGSS, from the exons tCCAGATCTACAGGCCCACATCGCCACTGTCATTGATGAACTGGGGAGAGCCTCGGCTAAG gctcAGCAGCTCACATCTCCAATCACGAGTGCTTCAAAGCTGCAGACTCAGAGGCATCAGCTCTACCTGCTCAAAGACGGAGAGAGCAatgg aggacgaGGAGTGGTGGTTGGATTTCTCAAAGTTGGCTATAAGAAGTTATTCCTGCTG GACAGACAGGGGCTGCACATAGAGGCGGAGCCGCTCTGTGTGTTGGATTTCTACATATCAGAGAACCTGCAGCGACACGGCTACGGGCTGGAGCTCTTTGATTTCATGCTGCAG CATAAGAGTTTGGAGCCCATCCTGATGGCGTTCGACCGTCCCTCGCCTAAGTTCCTGTCCTTCCTGGCGAAGCAATACTGTCTGACTCAGAGTGTTCCTCAG gtGAATAACTTTGTGGTGTTTGAAGGATTCTTCCTGAACCGATCAG GCTCTGTCTGCGTTCCTCTGACGGATCAGGGGATGATCGGATATTT CGGCCCAGTTGAGAAAGGTTCCCCTCAGAAAGCCGGAAGGAGAGATCAAGCCATATTCTATGATGGAGAGAGAAG CTGTGCGTCAGGAGCAGAGGGTTCCTCCATGGCCGTTTGCTCCTCCTCACTCCCCCCTGCGATCGGTATCCTCCCGGTACTCCCCTCCCCTCAGCGTGGGCTCCTCCCCCAGCAGGGCCGCTCCTCGAGCCGCCTcgctgtcagccaatcagagccccCAGTCCCCCCTCATCGAACGCTGCAGGGCAAGACGCACCAG CGATCAGGGTCTGGTAGCGAGACGCAGCCTGTACAGTCGATACCTGGACGTCAGACCTGTAGGACAGCAGGACACACACCTAACAG GTGTGAGAGCTGTGGAGGAGCTGGCACATGCGCCCGGACACACGGACACACGCAG GTcccagctcctctctcctcctcctcctcagtctaTGCCCGACACAGAGGACGTCACAGAGACACAGCAGGGTCCAGTTGA
- the atat1 gene encoding alpha-tubulin N-acetyltransferase 1 isoform X1 has protein sequence MEFPFDINQLFSERVSVLDQSLIAGRKSAGRTILHTSVSSDSPDLQAHIATVIDELGRASAKAQQLTSPITSASKLQTQRHQLYLLKDGESNGGRGVVVGFLKVGYKKLFLLDRQGLHIEAEPLCVLDFYISENLQRHGYGLELFDFMLQHKSLEPILMAFDRPSPKFLSFLAKQYCLTQSVPQVNNFVVFEGFFLNRSAAQLRKVPLRKPEGEIKPYSMMEREAVRQEQRVPPWPFAPPHSPLRSVSSRYSPPLSVGSSPSRAAPRAASLSANQSPQSPLIERCRARRTSDQGLVARRSLYSRYLDVRPVGQQDTHLTGVRAVEELAHAPGHTDTRRSQLLSPPPPQSMPDTEDVTETQQGPVEEEDRMKDRPQLPAGGQGGVMLSTHACPLEDRDRGLLSFTVVETSFNAQWVKQKHELRNTRPW, from the exons tCCAGATCTACAGGCCCACATCGCCACTGTCATTGATGAACTGGGGAGAGCCTCGGCTAAG gctcAGCAGCTCACATCTCCAATCACGAGTGCTTCAAAGCTGCAGACTCAGAGGCATCAGCTCTACCTGCTCAAAGACGGAGAGAGCAatgg aggacgaGGAGTGGTGGTTGGATTTCTCAAAGTTGGCTATAAGAAGTTATTCCTGCTG GACAGACAGGGGCTGCACATAGAGGCGGAGCCGCTCTGTGTGTTGGATTTCTACATATCAGAGAACCTGCAGCGACACGGCTACGGGCTGGAGCTCTTTGATTTCATGCTGCAG CATAAGAGTTTGGAGCCCATCCTGATGGCGTTCGACCGTCCCTCGCCTAAGTTCCTGTCCTTCCTGGCGAAGCAATACTGTCTGACTCAGAGTGTTCCTCAG gtGAATAACTTTGTGGTGTTTGAAGGATTCTTCCTGAACCGATCAG CGGCCCAGTTGAGAAAGGTTCCCCTCAGAAAGCCGGAAGGAGAGATCAAGCCATATTCTATGATGGAGAGAGAAG CTGTGCGTCAGGAGCAGAGGGTTCCTCCATGGCCGTTTGCTCCTCCTCACTCCCCCCTGCGATCGGTATCCTCCCGGTACTCCCCTCCCCTCAGCGTGGGCTCCTCCCCCAGCAGGGCCGCTCCTCGAGCCGCCTcgctgtcagccaatcagagccccCAGTCCCCCCTCATCGAACGCTGCAGGGCAAGACGCACCAG CGATCAGGGTCTGGTAGCGAGACGCAGCCTGTACAGTCGATACCTGGACGTCAGACCTGTAGGACAGCAGGACACACACCTAACAG GTGTGAGAGCTGTGGAGGAGCTGGCACATGCGCCCGGACACACGGACACACGCAG GTcccagctcctctctcctcctcctcctcagtctaTGCCCGACACAGAGGACGTCACAGAGACACAGCAGGGTCCAGTTGAGGAAGAGGACAGGATGAAGGACAGACCTCAGCTCCCAGCAGGAGGACAAGGTGGAGTTATGTTGTCCACTCACGCATGTCCATtggaggacagagacagagggctGTTGTCATTTACTGTAGTAGAGACGAGTTTTAACGCTCAGTGGGTCAAACAGAAGCACGAGCTGAGGAACACTAGGCCGTGGTGA